The proteins below come from a single Alligator mississippiensis isolate rAllMis1 chromosome 2, rAllMis1, whole genome shotgun sequence genomic window:
- the LOC102558173 gene encoding olfactory receptor 5F1-like, translated as MAGENLTVVSEFILLGFSNHPGLQVAIFMLFLVIYVITLVGNLGMIILVRIDSQLHTPMYFFLSNLSFIDFCHSSNIIPKALLNFLLGRTAIPYIGCIMQLYLFIALTISECFLLAMMAYDRYVAICNPLLYTVVMSQKRCLKMTAVMYAAGFFNSVIHTTLTHRLNFCQSNVSDHFFCELPSLLKLSCSETHTSKILMVMSVGFNISGSILIILSSYTYILFTILKLHSTAGRCKAFSTCASHLMVVTIFYGTGMFTYFRMNSKYSQDQDKVASMFYTVVTPMLNPVIYSLRNKEVKNALKRVIGRKVCSHFL; from the coding sequence atggctggaGAAAACCTAACCGTGGTGTCTGAGTTTATCCTCCTGGGATTCTCTAATCATCCAGGGCTGCAAGTTGCTATTTTTATGTTGTTCCTAGTGATCTATGTTATAACCCTTGTGGGGAATCTTGGGATGATCATATTAGTCAGGATTGACTCCCaacttcacacccccatgtacttcttcctcagcaatCTGTCTTTTATAGATTTCTGTCATTCCTCCAATATTATTCCCAAAGCACTGTTGAATTTCCTTTTGGGTAGGACAGCCATTCCCTACATTGGGTGTATTATGCAATTGTATCTCTTTATTGCTTTAACTATCTCTGAATGTTTCCTCTTGGCAATGATGGCATATGACCGCTATGTGGCCATCTGCAATCCACTGCTTTACACAGTTGTGATGTCCCAAAAGCGCTGTCTCAAGATGACAGCTGTGATGTATGCTGCAGGCTTCTTTAATTCAGTGATACACACCACGTTAACACACAGGCTAAATTTCTGCCAATCCAATGTCAGTGATCATTTCTTCTGTGAGTTGCCCTCATTACTCAAGCTTTCATGCTCTGAAACTCACACAAGTAAAATTTTAATGGTCATGAGCGTTGGGTTTAATATATCAGGATCCATCCTGATAATCTTGAGCTCTTACACTTATATCCTCTTTACTATCCTGAAACTCCactccactgcaggcaggtgcaaAGCCTTTTCCACCTGTGCCTCCCACTTGATGGTTGTCACCATCTTCTATGGGACTGGTATGTTTACCTACTTCCGAATGAATTCAAAATACTCACAGGATCAAGATAAAGTAGCCTCAATGTTTTACACAGTAGTAACCCCCATGCTGAACCCTGTGAtatacagcctgaggaacaaagAGGTGAAAAATGCCCTGAAAAGAGTGATCGGAAGAAAAGTGTGTTCACATTTTCTTTGA